In one window of Anthonomus grandis grandis chromosome 11, icAntGran1.3, whole genome shotgun sequence DNA:
- the LOC126742389 gene encoding uncharacterized protein LOC126742389 gives MSKRSSSFVRRDKSGEIKRLKRQLKDMQEQLTNILSSSSSSEESPDASDNESQESQVLGALPTTNQLHPLEPEITIIEDSATQANTNIPEQNITGLGINPDCVTTEGKPLHEEIVVRWTSYLLKGLTKDQRREIINKYKIPANCKALIPPQVNSEIQACLPRAAHEHDCFMIALQEQLAHGLSAVGTVLEKMLPFPEQANELKILADACQLFTNIHNAISTHRKFKIVPHLNGDCKKVAKTMEIDEFLFSKNFAEAVKNEQSMKKSSTVFKKKAVPSSYSAPGTSGYHQPSYLNYQRQPNRDRMKQKKERKPSDRYHKQSVRKYPYRK, from the exons ATGTCGAAACGATCTAGTTCCTTTGTTCGCCGGGATAAAAGTGGtgaaataaaacgtttaaaaagACAATTAAAAGATATGCAGGAGCAATTAACCAATATTCTAAGTTCATCTAGTTCCAGCGAGGAATCACCAG ATGCTTCAGATAATGAGTCACAAGAATCACAAGTTCTGGGTGCTTTACCAACAACCAATCAATTGCATCCCTTAGAGCCAGAAATTACAATAATTGAGGATAGTGCTACCCAGGCAAATACTAATATTCCAGAACAAAATATTACTGGACTTGGTATTAACCCCGATTGCGTTACTACTGAAGGAAAACCCCTACATGAGGAAATTGTGGTTCGATGGACCTCATATTTGTTAAAAGGCCTAACTAAAGATCAGAGAAGggagataataaataaatataaaattccagCTAACTGTAAAGCTCTGATTCCTCCCCAGGTCAATAGTGAGATTCAGGCTTGCTTGCCAAGAGCAGCGCACGAACATGATTGTTTCATGATAGCACTCCAAGAGCAACTGGCTCATGGACTATCAGCAGTGGGGACTgtgttagaaaaaatgttacCATTTCCAGAACaggcaaatgaattaaaaatcttGGCAGACGCCTGTCAGTTGTTCACCAATATACATAATGCCATCTCAACTCATCGTAAGTTTAAAATAGTTCCTCACCTAAACGGGGACTGTAAAAAAGTGGCAAAGACGATGGAAATAGATGAATTTTTATTCAGTAAAAATTTTGCTGAGGCAGTTAAAAATGAACAATCCATGAAGAAATCTAGCACCGTCTTCAAGAAGAAAGCTGTACCTTCATCATACAGCGCCCCGGGTACTTCAGGTTACCATCAGCCCAGCTATTTAAACTACCAGCGTCAACCGAACAGGGACAGAATGAAACAAAAGAAGGAGAGGAAGCCATCAGATCGTTACCACAAGCAGAGTGTCAGGAAATATCCATACCGGAAGTGA